In Actinomadura citrea, a single window of DNA contains:
- a CDS encoding type II secretion system F family protein: protein MAAELSAGRTPDEAFTAAAVVLDPHISEELLSLPRPPPDHLHELAALPGAEGLRLLAACWRVGSERGGTLATVLDGLASALRDEEAQRQDVSVQLAGPRATARLLAALPLLGLAMAAALGARPVPFLCTTLPGLTCLITGTALNITGLYWTRHLAKSAESPR, encoded by the coding sequence ATGGCCGCCGAACTGTCCGCCGGCCGAACCCCCGACGAAGCCTTCACCGCGGCCGCCGTCGTCCTCGACCCGCACATCTCCGAAGAACTGCTCAGCCTGCCCCGCCCGCCCCCCGATCACCTGCACGAACTGGCCGCGCTGCCGGGCGCGGAGGGCCTCCGCCTCCTGGCAGCCTGCTGGCGCGTCGGCTCCGAGCGCGGCGGCACCTTGGCCACCGTCCTGGACGGCCTGGCAAGCGCCCTCCGCGACGAGGAGGCCCAACGCCAGGACGTGTCCGTCCAACTGGCCGGCCCTCGCGCCACGGCCCGCCTCCTGGCTGCCCTCCCCCTTCTGGGCCTGGCCATGGCCGCCGCCCTGGGCGCCCGCCCCGTCCCGTTCCTCTGCACCACCCTCCCTGGCCTTACCTGCCTGATCACAGGCACAGCCCTCAACATCACCGGCCTCTACTGGACCCGCCACCTGGCCAAATCCGCTGAATCCCCCCGCTGA
- a CDS encoding TadA family conjugal transfer-associated ATPase, translating into MTGLSSAVRDRLANTGGEATTGRVAAALRAEERLLGDREVLALADELRAEFVGAGPLEPLLRSPDVTDVLVNGPDEVWIDTGSGLVRTAVRFPDEATLRRLAQRLTAAAGRRLDDASPYADARLPGGVRLHAVLPPVAATGTCLSLRLPRRRAFTLDELVTARTVPPEGADLLAALIESRAAFLITGGTGTGKTTLLSGLLSLANPSERLLLVEDSAELKPTHPHVVRLEARPPNTEGAGGVTLNDLVRQALRMRPDRLVVGEVRGPEVVVLLQALNTGHEGGCGTLHANTAADVPARLEALACAAGLTREAVHSQLAAALDIIVHLVRDPGGGRRRVAEICLLQRDPTGLVGVVPAVSFTASGETIPAAGSNALTSRLRATWR; encoded by the coding sequence ATGACCGGCCTCTCCAGCGCCGTCCGCGACCGGCTCGCCAACACGGGCGGCGAAGCCACCACCGGCCGCGTCGCCGCCGCGCTCCGCGCCGAGGAACGCCTGCTGGGCGACCGCGAAGTACTGGCCCTGGCCGACGAGTTACGCGCCGAGTTCGTCGGCGCCGGCCCCCTGGAACCTCTCCTGCGCTCGCCGGACGTCACCGACGTCCTGGTGAACGGCCCCGACGAGGTCTGGATCGACACCGGCTCCGGCCTGGTCCGCACCGCGGTCCGCTTCCCGGACGAGGCGACCCTCCGCCGCCTGGCCCAGCGCCTCACCGCCGCCGCCGGCCGCCGCCTCGACGACGCCTCCCCCTATGCCGACGCCCGGCTCCCCGGCGGCGTCCGCCTGCACGCCGTCCTCCCCCCGGTGGCCGCGACCGGCACCTGCCTGTCCCTGCGCCTCCCCCGCCGCCGCGCCTTCACGCTGGACGAACTGGTCACGGCCCGCACCGTCCCACCCGAGGGCGCCGACCTCCTGGCCGCTTTGATCGAGTCCCGAGCGGCCTTTCTGATCACCGGCGGAACCGGCACCGGTAAGACGACGCTTCTGAGCGGCCTGCTGTCCCTGGCGAACCCGTCCGAGCGACTCCTCCTGGTGGAGGACTCGGCCGAACTGAAGCCCACCCACCCCCACGTCGTCAGGCTGGAGGCGCGTCCGCCCAACACCGAGGGCGCCGGAGGCGTGACACTGAACGACCTGGTCCGCCAAGCCCTCCGCATGCGCCCCGACCGCCTGGTGGTGGGCGAGGTGAGGGGCCCTGAGGTAGTGGTCCTCCTGCAAGCTCTGAATACGGGCCACGAGGGGGGCTGCGGCACCCTCCACGCGAACACGGCCGCCGACGTCCCCGCCCGCCTCGAAGCCCTGGCCTGCGCGGCGGGCCTCACCCGAGAGGCGGTCCACAGCCAGCTGGCCGCCGCCCTGGACATCATCGTCCACCTGGTCCGAGACCCAGGCGGAGGCCGCCGGCGAGTGGCCGAGATCTGCCTCCTCCAGCGAGACCCGACCGGCCTGGTCGGCGTCGTCCCCGCGGTCTCCTTCACCGCCTCCGGCGAGACCATCCCCGCCGCAGGCTCAAACGCACTCACCAGCCGCCTAAGAGCGACCTGGCGATGA
- the ssd gene encoding septum site-determining protein Ssd, producing MNLAALIVTGDPALADGLLRLAAAADAHAEVAYGADEARPAWTWPSLILVGADIAEDVAAAGLQRRPGVVLVTGGATPDAYRLAVEAGAQDVVALPDHEDWLIDAFAAACEPEGGWATAVCVVGARGGAGASVLATALGLSAAGQGLRTLLVDADPFGGGVDLLLGLESHEGVRWHDLAERRGRLSTATLRETLPGSGDLSVLSWRRGEPVPVAEEAVGSLFDAAARGFDLVVADVPRHPGDIGRAALRAAAVTFLLVPAEVRATVAADGLATALRRDTADLRLVVQGPAPGGITPDAVAGVLGLPFAGSFDRDRRLPAAIDSGDLERACRRGPLADFCATVLADLALQPDAYREAA from the coding sequence ATGAATCTCGCGGCACTGATCGTCACCGGCGACCCCGCGCTCGCCGACGGCCTCCTCCGCCTCGCCGCCGCCGCGGACGCCCACGCCGAGGTCGCCTACGGCGCCGATGAGGCGAGACCCGCCTGGACCTGGCCCTCCCTCATCCTCGTGGGCGCCGACATCGCCGAGGACGTGGCGGCCGCCGGCCTCCAGCGCCGTCCGGGCGTCGTCCTCGTCACAGGCGGCGCCACCCCCGACGCCTACCGCCTGGCCGTGGAGGCCGGCGCCCAGGACGTCGTCGCCCTTCCCGACCACGAGGACTGGTTGATCGACGCCTTCGCCGCCGCCTGCGAACCCGAGGGCGGCTGGGCCACCGCCGTCTGCGTCGTCGGCGCCCGCGGCGGTGCCGGCGCCAGTGTCCTCGCGACCGCGCTCGGCCTCAGCGCGGCGGGCCAGGGCCTGCGCACCCTCCTCGTCGACGCCGACCCGTTCGGCGGCGGCGTCGACCTCCTCCTCGGGCTGGAGTCGCACGAGGGCGTCCGCTGGCACGACCTCGCCGAACGCCGCGGCCGTCTCAGCACCGCGACCCTCCGCGAGACCCTGCCCGGCTCGGGCGACCTGTCCGTCCTGTCGTGGCGCCGCGGCGAGCCCGTCCCGGTCGCCGAGGAGGCCGTCGGTTCCCTCTTCGACGCAGCCGCCCGCGGGTTCGACCTGGTCGTCGCGGACGTCCCCCGCCACCCCGGCGACATCGGCCGCGCGGCCCTGCGCGCCGCCGCCGTCACGTTCCTGCTCGTCCCGGCCGAGGTCCGCGCCACCGTGGCGGCCGACGGCCTCGCCACCGCCCTCCGCCGCGACACCGCCGACCTGCGCCTCGTCGTCCAAGGCCCCGCTCCGGGCGGCATCACCCCCGACGCGGTCGCGGGCGTCCTCGGCCTTCCGTTCGCCGGCTCCTTCGACCGCGACCGCCGCCTCCCCGCCGCCATCGACTCCGGCGACCTCGAACGCGCCTGCCGCCGCGGCCCCCTCGCCGACTTCTGCGCCACCGTCCTGGCCGACCTCGCCCTCCAGCCCGACGCGTACCGGGAGGCGGCATGA
- a CDS encoding pentapeptide repeat-containing protein, which produces MADRMHGRPAAPTETTISSADWDSRDLTGERHEGVLFVDVDMTEAGGTGAVFTDCTFRGVRFNASSHTDGAFLNCTFVRCGFFDAAITGCKFVGSVFDGCTYDLMKVKGGDWSFAGLPGADLQRAAFTDVRMREADLTGARCAGAELRGVDLSGAYLHKADFSGCDLRGSDLSSLDPFTVELRRAVIDPYQAVVLATVLGLDVRE; this is translated from the coding sequence ATGGCCGATCGCATGCACGGGCGCCCAGCGGCGCCGACGGAGACCACGATCTCGTCGGCGGACTGGGATTCGCGTGACCTGACGGGTGAGCGGCACGAAGGCGTCCTGTTCGTGGACGTGGACATGACCGAGGCCGGCGGCACCGGTGCCGTCTTCACCGACTGCACGTTCCGGGGTGTGCGCTTCAACGCGTCCAGCCACACCGACGGGGCGTTCCTGAACTGCACGTTCGTCCGGTGCGGCTTCTTCGACGCCGCCATCACGGGCTGCAAGTTCGTGGGCAGCGTGTTCGACGGCTGCACCTACGACCTGATGAAGGTCAAGGGCGGCGACTGGTCGTTCGCCGGCCTGCCCGGCGCGGATCTCCAGCGGGCCGCGTTCACGGACGTGCGCATGCGCGAAGCGGACCTCACCGGCGCCCGGTGCGCCGGGGCGGAGCTGCGCGGGGTCGACCTTTCGGGGGCGTACCTGCACAAGGCCGACTTCTCCGGCTGCGACCTGCGCGGCAGCGACCTGTCGTCGCTGGACCCGTTCACCGTCGAGCTGAGGCGCGCGGTGATCGACCCTTACCAGGCGGTGGTCCTCGCAACGGTGCTGGGCTTGGACGTCCGCGAGTAG
- a CDS encoding Fic family protein, translated as MTDALADVANLPGVVDAVDEARRAVDRLLGHRVLRRRSAEVSTESALRGARASAVLDGASVTLDELRTTDHPSDPVVQGALRVSAELGTLTEVWRKAPRQALARLHVLAAADAVDSADLGRPRSGDGVVKDVLGLGEPPSPSEVAARLDALSGLLTEPTRAPALVVSSIVHGELLTLRPFGWGDGIVARAAQRLTLVARGLDPKSLVAPEVGHLELSDEYAEALRAYTSGTAEGVARWIVHCSSAIAAAARDSQAICEAFMRG; from the coding sequence GTGACCGATGCTCTAGCTGATGTTGCGAACCTTCCCGGCGTCGTCGACGCCGTCGACGAGGCGCGCAGGGCCGTGGACCGGTTGCTGGGCCACCGCGTCCTGCGGCGGCGCAGCGCCGAGGTGTCCACGGAGTCGGCGCTGCGCGGCGCCCGGGCCTCCGCCGTCCTCGACGGCGCCTCGGTCACGCTGGACGAGCTGCGCACCACCGACCACCCGTCCGACCCCGTCGTGCAGGGGGCGCTGCGCGTGTCGGCCGAGCTCGGGACGCTGACCGAGGTATGGCGCAAGGCGCCGCGGCAGGCACTGGCGCGCCTGCACGTCCTCGCTGCGGCGGACGCGGTCGACAGCGCCGATCTGGGACGTCCCCGCTCCGGCGATGGCGTCGTGAAAGACGTTCTCGGACTGGGCGAGCCGCCTTCGCCGTCCGAGGTGGCGGCGCGCCTGGACGCGCTGAGCGGGCTGCTGACCGAACCCACCAGAGCACCGGCTCTCGTGGTCTCGTCGATCGTGCACGGCGAACTCCTGACCCTGCGTCCGTTCGGCTGGGGAGACGGCATCGTCGCCCGTGCCGCCCAGCGGCTCACCCTTGTCGCACGCGGGCTCGACCCCAAATCCCTGGTCGCGCCTGAGGTCGGGCACCTCGAACTCTCCGACGAGTACGCCGAGGCCCTTCGCGCCTACACGTCCGGTACGGCGGAGGGCGTCGCGCGATGGATCGTCCACTGCTCCTCGGCCATCGCGGCCGCCGCGCGGGACTCGCAGGCCATCTGCGAAGCGTTCATGCGCGGCTGA
- the acs gene encoding acetate--CoA ligase, with protein MSQSQETLSNLLQETRRFPPPADLAASANVKADAYERAAEDRLGFWAEQADRLAWTKRWDDVLDWSNPPFAKWFVGGELNVAYNCVDRHVEAGRGEKVAFHWEGEPGDSRTLTYADLQGEVNRAANALLELGVRKGDRVAIYLPMIPELPISMLACARIGATHSVVFGGFSAEALRTRIDDAQAKLVITADGGFRRGKPSDLKGIVDEAVAQAPTIEHVLVVRRTGEQVAENERDLWWHDVVERQSDEHTAEPMDSEHPLYILYTSGTTGKPKGILHTSGGYLTQCAYTHWAVFDLKPETDVYWCSADIGWVTGHSYIVYGPLANGSTSVIYEGTPDTPDKGRWWDVIQKYKVSIFYTAPTAIRTFMKWGDDIPARYDLSSLRVLGSVGEPINPEAYVWYRRNIGADRTPVVDTWWQTETGAIMISPLPGITEGKPGAAMRPLPGIAADVVDDQGRSVPDGGGGFMVVREPWPSMLRTIWGDDERYVKTYWSRFEGLYFAGDGAKKDADGDMWLLGRVDDVMLVSGHNISTTEVESALVSHPKVAESAVVGATDPVTGQAIVAFVIPRGDAGDVEGEDFLRELREHVAKTLGPIAKPRQIMIVPELPKTRSGKIMRRLLRDVAENRSIGDVTTLADSTVMDLISEKLPSAKSDD; from the coding sequence TTGAGCCAGAGCCAAGAAACACTGTCGAACCTTCTGCAGGAGACGCGCCGTTTCCCCCCGCCCGCGGACCTCGCCGCCTCGGCGAACGTCAAGGCCGACGCCTACGAGCGCGCCGCCGAGGACCGCTTGGGCTTCTGGGCGGAGCAGGCGGACCGGCTCGCCTGGACGAAGCGCTGGGACGACGTCCTGGACTGGAGCAACCCGCCGTTCGCGAAGTGGTTCGTGGGCGGCGAGCTGAACGTCGCCTACAACTGCGTCGACCGGCACGTGGAGGCCGGACGCGGCGAGAAGGTGGCGTTCCACTGGGAGGGGGAACCGGGTGACTCCCGCACCCTCACCTATGCCGACCTCCAGGGCGAGGTGAACAGGGCCGCCAACGCCCTGCTCGAACTGGGCGTCCGCAAGGGCGACCGGGTCGCGATCTACCTGCCGATGATCCCGGAGCTGCCGATCTCGATGCTGGCGTGCGCCCGCATCGGCGCGACCCACTCGGTGGTTTTCGGCGGCTTCTCCGCGGAGGCCCTCCGGACGCGCATCGACGACGCGCAGGCCAAGCTGGTCATCACCGCGGACGGCGGCTTCCGCCGCGGCAAGCCGTCCGACCTCAAGGGCATCGTGGACGAGGCCGTCGCGCAGGCACCGACGATCGAGCACGTGCTCGTCGTGCGCCGCACCGGCGAGCAGGTGGCCGAGAACGAGCGCGACCTGTGGTGGCACGACGTCGTCGAGCGGCAGAGCGACGAGCACACCGCCGAGCCCATGGACTCCGAGCACCCGCTGTACATCCTGTACACGTCGGGGACGACGGGCAAGCCGAAGGGCATCCTGCACACCAGCGGCGGCTACCTGACCCAGTGCGCGTACACGCACTGGGCGGTGTTCGACCTGAAGCCGGAGACGGACGTCTACTGGTGCTCGGCCGACATCGGGTGGGTGACGGGCCACTCCTACATCGTGTACGGGCCGCTCGCCAACGGCTCGACCAGCGTCATCTACGAGGGGACGCCCGACACCCCCGACAAGGGCCGCTGGTGGGACGTCATCCAGAAGTACAAGGTGTCCATCTTCTACACCGCGCCCACGGCGATCCGCACGTTCATGAAGTGGGGCGACGACATCCCGGCCCGGTACGACCTGTCGTCCCTGCGCGTGCTGGGGTCGGTCGGCGAGCCGATCAACCCTGAGGCCTACGTCTGGTACCGCAGGAACATCGGCGCCGACCGGACCCCGGTGGTCGACACGTGGTGGCAGACCGAGACCGGCGCCATCATGATCAGCCCGCTGCCGGGGATCACCGAGGGCAAGCCGGGCGCGGCGATGCGCCCGCTCCCCGGCATCGCCGCGGACGTCGTGGACGACCAGGGCCGCTCGGTGCCGGACGGCGGCGGCGGATTCATGGTGGTCCGGGAGCCGTGGCCGAGCATGCTCCGCACGATCTGGGGCGACGACGAGCGGTACGTCAAGACGTACTGGTCGCGTTTCGAGGGCCTGTACTTCGCCGGTGACGGCGCCAAGAAGGACGCGGACGGCGACATGTGGCTGCTCGGCCGCGTGGACGACGTCATGCTCGTGTCCGGGCACAACATCTCCACGACGGAGGTGGAGTCGGCGCTGGTGTCGCACCCGAAGGTCGCCGAGTCGGCGGTGGTGGGCGCGACGGACCCGGTCACCGGGCAGGCCATCGTCGCGTTCGTGATCCCGCGCGGCGACGCCGGCGACGTCGAGGGCGAGGACTTCCTCCGGGAGCTGCGCGAGCACGTCGCCAAGACCCTCGGCCCGATCGCCAAGCCCCGCCAGATCATGATCGTTCCCGAGCTGCCGAAGACCCGCTCCGGCAAGATCATGCGGCGGCTGCTGCGGGACGTCGCGGAGAACCGCAGCATCGGCGACGTCACGACGCTCGCGGACAGCACGGTGATGGACCTCATCTCCGAGAAGCTGCCCAGCGCCAAGTCGGACGACTGA
- the nhaA gene encoding Na+/H+ antiporter NhaA yields the protein MKRRVAATWPFRPTVRYSIQVASALRTETIGGVVMLLAAVAALVWANTPWDGAYKSLQTFEIDPHWLHLGHMDVQHWASSGLLAVFFFIAGLELREELTHGELRNPRDAALPVIAAAAGVAVPALIFLAVSAGAPGASSGWAVPTATDIAFALAVLAVTFTSCPASLRAFLLTLAVVDDLIAITIIALFYTDTLHWTPLFLSAALIGVYGRLQHRGVRSPWVYVPVAVLAWYFLQRSGIHATVAGVALGMLTSPKETPDGRPTNAERADHALRPFSAGVAVPVFAFVSAGVGLGAAQLGAVFTDRVALGVIAGLLVGKFVGVLGGAWTAVRLGLATLGEDLHWHEIAGVALLAGVGFTVSLLIGGLAYTDPSQFERVTTAVLIASVLASAAAAVVFRRRVRLRTRPD from the coding sequence GTGAAACGCCGCGTTGCAGCAACGTGGCCTTTCCGTCCGACCGTCCGCTACAGCATCCAGGTCGCGAGTGCGCTCCGCACCGAGACGATCGGCGGCGTGGTGATGCTGCTCGCGGCGGTCGCGGCGCTGGTGTGGGCCAACACGCCGTGGGACGGCGCCTACAAGAGCCTTCAGACGTTCGAGATCGATCCGCACTGGCTGCATCTCGGCCATATGGACGTGCAGCACTGGGCGTCCAGCGGGCTGCTGGCGGTCTTCTTCTTCATCGCCGGGCTGGAGCTGCGCGAGGAACTGACGCACGGCGAGCTGCGCAATCCGCGGGACGCGGCGCTGCCGGTCATCGCGGCGGCGGCCGGGGTGGCGGTACCGGCGCTGATCTTCCTGGCGGTGAGCGCGGGCGCGCCGGGCGCGTCCAGCGGGTGGGCGGTGCCGACGGCGACGGACATCGCGTTCGCGCTGGCGGTGCTCGCCGTGACGTTCACCTCATGCCCGGCGTCCCTGCGGGCGTTCCTGCTGACGCTGGCAGTGGTGGACGACCTGATAGCCATCACCATCATCGCGCTCTTCTACACCGACACCCTGCACTGGACGCCGCTGTTCCTCAGCGCGGCGCTGATCGGGGTGTACGGGCGGCTTCAGCACCGGGGCGTCCGATCGCCGTGGGTGTACGTGCCTGTCGCCGTCCTCGCCTGGTACTTCCTCCAGCGGAGCGGGATCCACGCGACCGTCGCGGGCGTCGCGCTGGGGATGCTCACCAGCCCGAAGGAGACACCGGACGGGCGGCCGACGAACGCCGAGCGCGCCGACCACGCGCTGCGGCCGTTCTCGGCGGGCGTGGCCGTGCCGGTGTTCGCCTTCGTGTCGGCCGGCGTGGGCCTCGGCGCGGCGCAGCTGGGCGCGGTGTTCACCGACCGGGTGGCCCTCGGCGTGATCGCCGGACTCCTGGTCGGTAAGTTCGTGGGGGTCCTCGGCGGGGCGTGGACGGCCGTGCGGCTCGGCCTTGCGACCCTCGGGGAGGACCTGCACTGGCACGAGATCGCGGGAGTCGCGCTTCTGGCCGGGGTGGGTTTCACCGTTTCGCTGCTGATCGGCGGTTTGGCCTATACCGACCCGTCACAATTCGAGAGAGTGACGACTGCGGTCCTGATCGCGAGCGTTCTCGCCTCGGCGGCCGCGGCCGTCGTCTTCCGGAGAAGGGTGCGTCTGCGCACGCGCCCGGACTAA
- a CDS encoding phage holin family protein, producing the protein MSEALPGERVEDKSLGELVALASSSVSDLIRAEMDLAKLELKADAKKAALGSVMFTIAALIGGLIVILLSIAFAYGLVAAGIWHWAAFLIVAGVYLLLALVLLAIGYFRIRKIEGAKRTRKTLKDDLAALRHRGDSGNPELTG; encoded by the coding sequence ATGTCCGAGGCACTACCGGGCGAGCGCGTCGAGGACAAGTCCCTCGGCGAGCTGGTCGCCCTGGCGTCGAGCAGCGTCTCCGACCTGATCAGGGCCGAGATGGACCTGGCCAAGCTGGAACTGAAGGCCGACGCCAAGAAGGCCGCGCTGGGCAGCGTGATGTTCACGATCGCCGCGCTGATCGGCGGGCTGATCGTCATCCTGCTGTCGATCGCGTTCGCCTACGGGCTCGTGGCCGCCGGCATCTGGCACTGGGCGGCGTTCCTCATCGTGGCCGGGGTGTACCTGCTCCTCGCCCTGGTCCTGCTCGCCATCGGGTACTTCCGCATCCGCAAGATCGAAGGGGCCAAGCGGACCCGCAAGACGCTCAAGGACGACCTCGCCGCCCTGCGCCACCGCGGCGACTCCGGCAATCCCGAGCTGACGGGCTGA
- a CDS encoding alpha/beta fold hydrolase, giving the protein MPGHEASLIEVDGPWTHRQISAGGTRFHVAEAGQGPLVLLLHGFPEFWWSWHHQLVSLPAAGYRAAAVDLRGYGGSDKPPRGYDLVTLAGDAAGLVRALGEANATVVGHDWGGLLAWTMAVYHPKIVQRLAVVGAPHPLRLRQAVAGDPRGQGWAARHTFGFQVPLWPEKRLVRDDAALVGKLLHDWSGPDWPDERTERLVRKAVQIPGVAHSALEYHRWLIRSQARPDGIRYAHRMRTPIHAATLQVHGALDTCTLPASAQGSGRYVKAPYRWTLIEGAGHFPHQERPQEFDAQLLDWLTDPGPER; this is encoded by the coding sequence GTGCCCGGGCACGAGGCGTCGCTGATCGAGGTCGACGGGCCGTGGACGCACCGGCAGATCAGCGCCGGCGGGACCCGCTTCCACGTCGCCGAGGCCGGCCAGGGGCCGCTCGTCCTCCTGTTGCACGGTTTCCCCGAGTTCTGGTGGTCGTGGCACCACCAGCTCGTCTCGCTGCCCGCCGCGGGCTACCGGGCGGCGGCCGTCGACCTGCGCGGCTACGGCGGCAGCGACAAGCCGCCGCGCGGATACGACCTGGTCACGCTGGCCGGTGACGCCGCCGGGCTCGTCCGCGCGCTGGGCGAGGCGAACGCGACCGTCGTCGGGCACGACTGGGGCGGACTGCTCGCCTGGACGATGGCCGTCTACCACCCGAAGATCGTCCAGCGGCTGGCGGTGGTGGGCGCCCCGCATCCGCTGCGGCTGCGGCAGGCCGTCGCCGGCGACCCGCGCGGGCAGGGCTGGGCGGCGCGCCACACGTTCGGCTTCCAGGTGCCGCTGTGGCCCGAAAAGCGCCTGGTCCGCGACGACGCGGCCCTGGTCGGGAAGCTCCTGCACGACTGGTCGGGACCGGACTGGCCGGACGAGCGCACCGAGCGGCTCGTACGGAAGGCCGTGCAGATCCCTGGGGTCGCCCACAGCGCGCTGGAGTACCACCGCTGGCTCATCCGCTCCCAGGCCCGCCCGGACGGCATCCGCTACGCGCACCGCATGCGCACACCCATCCATGCCGCAACGCTCCAAGTGCATGGCGCGCTCGACACGTGCACCCTCCCGGCCAGCGCGCAGGGCTCCGGACGCTACGTGAAGGCCCCGTACCGTTGGACGCTCATAGAGGGCGCAGGGCATTTCCCCCACCAGGAGCGTCCGCAGGAGTTCGACGCCCAACTCCTCGACTGGCTGACCGACCCGGGGCCGGAACGCTGA
- a CDS encoding DUF309 domain-containing protein, whose amino-acid sequence MPDDLDMPPAEALVEAQRLLDADRPFHAHEVLEAVWKAAPESERELWRGLAQVAVGITHLRRGNARGAESLLSRAADRIVPYQEAPPYGIDVRGIVRQARDLTREPHDGPITLRLSTD is encoded by the coding sequence ATGCCGGACGACCTCGACATGCCACCGGCCGAAGCCCTGGTCGAGGCGCAGCGCCTTCTCGACGCCGACCGCCCGTTCCACGCTCATGAGGTGCTGGAAGCGGTCTGGAAGGCTGCCCCCGAGTCCGAACGGGAGCTCTGGCGGGGCCTCGCTCAGGTCGCCGTAGGGATAACCCATCTCCGCCGTGGAAACGCACGCGGTGCCGAGTCCCTCCTCAGCCGCGCCGCCGACCGGATCGTCCCGTACCAGGAGGCTCCTCCGTACGGCATCGACGTCCGAGGGATCGTGCGGCAGGCACGGGATCTGACCCGAGAGCCTCATGACGGCCCCATCACACTCCGCCTCAGCACGGATTAG
- a CDS encoding MarP family serine protease — translation MLHDHILDLILLVLVVLFGVSGYRQGFIVSLLSFVGFVGGGVIGVLIAPPIAEAAVDGAAQQALLAIVVAFLSATLGQLVASSVGAVLRNRVTGMNARTADAVGGTFVSALSLLVVAWFFGSLVANSEFKPVRTQVKGSSIINGINDVMPPQAQTWFASFQGFVKSSEFPQVFNGLGGESVVQVPPPDESVLNTRGLKAAKNSIVKVVSTAPQCQRRIEGTGFVFAPQHIMTNAHVVAGARGSSVVATINGDTNRGRVVLYDPKRDIAVLYVPGLKAPALEFAKEARVRDNAIIAGFPKNQPFTPGAARIRARQTARGPDIYHSGQVSREIYAIRGKVEPGNSGGPLLSTDGRVYGVIFAAALDTPSTGYALTAEEVTPDARAGANATKPVSTQSCSD, via the coding sequence GTGCTGCACGACCACATTCTCGACCTGATCCTGCTCGTGCTCGTCGTGCTGTTCGGAGTCTCGGGCTACCGGCAGGGCTTCATCGTGAGCCTGCTGAGCTTCGTCGGCTTCGTCGGCGGCGGCGTCATCGGGGTCCTGATCGCGCCGCCGATCGCCGAGGCCGCGGTGGACGGCGCCGCGCAGCAGGCGCTGCTCGCCATCGTGGTCGCGTTCCTGTCCGCCACCCTCGGGCAGCTCGTCGCCTCGTCCGTCGGCGCCGTCCTGCGCAACCGGGTGACCGGGATGAACGCCCGCACCGCCGACGCGGTCGGCGGCACGTTCGTCAGCGCGCTGTCGCTGCTGGTCGTCGCCTGGTTCTTCGGCAGCCTGGTCGCCAACTCCGAGTTCAAGCCCGTCCGTACGCAGGTCAAGGGCTCCTCGATCATCAACGGCATCAACGACGTGATGCCGCCGCAGGCGCAGACGTGGTTCGCCTCGTTCCAGGGGTTCGTCAAGAGCAGCGAGTTCCCGCAGGTCTTCAACGGCCTCGGCGGCGAGTCGGTGGTGCAGGTGCCGCCGCCCGACGAGTCCGTCCTGAACACCCGGGGCCTGAAGGCGGCCAAGAACAGCATCGTGAAGGTGGTCAGCACGGCGCCGCAGTGCCAGCGCCGCATCGAGGGCACCGGGTTCGTGTTCGCGCCGCAGCACATCATGACCAACGCGCACGTCGTCGCGGGCGCGCGCGGCTCCTCGGTGGTGGCGACGATCAACGGCGACACCAACCGCGGGCGGGTCGTGCTGTACGACCCGAAGCGCGACATCGCCGTCCTGTACGTGCCGGGGCTGAAGGCGCCGGCGCTGGAGTTCGCCAAGGAGGCCCGCGTCCGCGACAACGCGATCATCGCCGGGTTCCCGAAGAACCAGCCGTTCACGCCCGGGGCGGCCCGGATCCGCGCCCGGCAGACGGCGCGCGGGCCCGACATCTACCACTCCGGCCAGGTCAGCCGCGAGATCTACGCCATCCGCGGCAAGGTCGAGCCCGGCAATTCCGGCGGGCCGCTGCTGTCCACCGACGGCCGCGTCTACGGCGTCATCTTCGCCGCCGCCCTGGACACGCCGTCCACCGGCTACGCGCTCACCGCCGAAGAGGTCACGCCCGACGCGCGCGCGGGCGCCAACGCCACGAAGCCGGTCTCGACGCAGAGCTGCTCGGACTAG